The following coding sequences lie in one Paracidovorax avenae genomic window:
- the lysM gene encoding peptidoglycan-binding protein LysM, with protein MGLFSFVKEAGEKLFGGKDAHAAPAAAPAAPSQEELNATAGKAIETYIASQNLGVHDVRVTFAGPEGKVTVQGEAPTQAAKEKVTLCCGNVSGVTSVDNQMAVQASEPEAQYHDVVRGDTLSAIAKKYYGDANKYPRIFEANQPMLTHPDKIYPGQKLRIPPL; from the coding sequence ATGGGACTTTTCAGCTTCGTCAAGGAAGCCGGGGAAAAGCTGTTCGGGGGCAAGGATGCGCATGCCGCGCCAGCCGCGGCGCCCGCCGCACCGAGCCAGGAGGAACTCAATGCCACCGCCGGCAAGGCGATCGAGACCTACATCGCCTCCCAGAACCTGGGCGTGCACGATGTGCGGGTGACGTTCGCGGGCCCGGAGGGCAAGGTGACCGTGCAAGGCGAGGCGCCGACCCAGGCCGCCAAGGAGAAGGTCACGCTGTGCTGCGGCAATGTGTCCGGCGTGACGAGCGTGGACAACCAGATGGCCGTGCAGGCGTCCGAGCCCGAAGCGCAATACCACGACGTGGTGCGCGGCGACACACTGTCGGCGATTGCCAAGAAGTACTACGGCGATGCCAACAAGTACCCGCGCATCTTCGAGGCCAACCAGCCCATGCTGACCCATCCCGACAAGATCTATCCGGGCCAGAAGCTGCGCATTCCGCCCCTGTGA
- the glyQ gene encoding glycine--tRNA ligase subunit alpha — protein sequence MLTFQQIILKLQSYWDAQGCALLQPYDMEVGAGTSHTATFLRALGPEPWKAAYVQPSRRPKDGRYGENPNRLQHYYQYQVVLKPAPDNILELYLGSLEALGFDLKKNDIRFVEDDWENPTLGAWGLGWEVWLNGMEVTQFTYFQQVGGIDCKPATGEITYGLERLAMYLQGVDNVYNLAWTDTLKYGDVYHQNEVEQSTYNFEHSDADFLFTAFAAHEKQAQYLMGQQLALPAYEQVLKAAHSFNLLDARGAISVTERAAYIGRIRNLARAVARSYLDSRARLGFPMAPRAWADEVLADIAKAEQQPSQKKDAA from the coding sequence ATGTTGACCTTCCAGCAAATCATCCTGAAGCTGCAGTCGTACTGGGACGCCCAGGGCTGCGCGCTCCTGCAGCCCTACGACATGGAAGTGGGTGCCGGCACCTCGCATACCGCGACCTTCCTGCGCGCGCTGGGGCCGGAGCCCTGGAAGGCCGCCTACGTGCAGCCCAGCCGCCGGCCCAAGGACGGCCGCTACGGAGAGAACCCGAACCGCCTGCAGCACTACTACCAGTACCAGGTGGTGCTCAAGCCCGCGCCGGACAACATCCTGGAGCTGTACCTGGGCTCGCTCGAGGCGCTGGGCTTCGACCTGAAGAAGAACGACATCCGCTTCGTCGAGGACGACTGGGAGAACCCCACGCTCGGCGCCTGGGGCCTGGGGTGGGAGGTCTGGCTCAATGGCATGGAGGTGACGCAGTTCACCTATTTCCAGCAGGTGGGCGGCATCGACTGCAAGCCGGCCACGGGCGAGATCACCTATGGCCTGGAGCGCCTGGCCATGTACCTGCAGGGCGTGGACAACGTCTATAACCTGGCCTGGACCGATACGCTCAAGTACGGCGACGTCTATCACCAGAACGAGGTGGAGCAGTCCACCTACAACTTCGAGCATTCCGACGCCGACTTCCTCTTCACCGCCTTCGCGGCGCACGAAAAGCAGGCGCAGTACCTCATGGGCCAGCAGCTCGCGTTGCCTGCCTACGAGCAGGTGCTCAAGGCCGCGCACAGCTTCAACCTGCTGGACGCGCGCGGCGCCATTTCCGTGACCGAGCGCGCCGCCTACATCGGCCGCATCCGCAACCTCGCGCGCGCCGTGGCCCGCAGCTACCTGGACAGCCGCGCGCGCCTGGGCTTCCCCATGGCGCCCCGCGCCTGGGCCGACGAAGTGCTGGCCGACATCGCCAAGGCCGAGCAGCAGCCATCGCAGAAGAAGGACGCCGCCTGA
- a CDS encoding type III pantothenate kinase: MTFLAIDVGNTRLKWAMYDAPKPGAAVLAHGAEFLDHIERLADSAWAGLPAPTRMLGCVVAGDAVRRRVMEQMEWWDVPSHWVVPSAQEAGLVNGYDHPTRLGSDRWVAMIGARHRLLRQGAARPLVVVMVGTAVTVEAIDAEGRFLGGLILPGHGIMLRALESGTAGLHVPTGEVKLFPTNTSDALTSGGTYAIAGAVERMVQHVIQHCGEEPACMMTGGAGWKMAPSMTRPFDLIENLIFEGLLAIAAERFS, translated from the coding sequence ATGACTTTTCTGGCCATCGACGTCGGCAACACCCGCCTGAAATGGGCGATGTATGACGCTCCCAAGCCGGGCGCCGCCGTGCTGGCCCACGGCGCCGAATTCCTCGACCACATCGAGCGCCTCGCGGACAGCGCCTGGGCCGGGCTGCCCGCACCCACGCGCATGCTCGGCTGCGTCGTGGCCGGCGATGCCGTGCGCCGGCGCGTCATGGAGCAGATGGAATGGTGGGACGTGCCCTCCCACTGGGTCGTTCCCTCCGCGCAGGAAGCGGGGCTCGTCAACGGCTATGACCATCCCACGCGCCTGGGCTCGGACCGCTGGGTGGCCATGATCGGAGCGCGCCATCGGCTGCTGCGGCAGGGCGCTGCGCGGCCCCTGGTGGTGGTGATGGTCGGAACGGCGGTGACCGTGGAAGCCATCGATGCCGAAGGCCGCTTCCTCGGGGGCCTCATCCTGCCGGGGCACGGCATCATGCTGCGGGCCCTGGAATCCGGCACCGCGGGGCTGCATGTTCCCACCGGCGAAGTGAAACTGTTTCCCACCAACACCAGCGATGCGCTCACCAGCGGCGGCACCTACGCCATCGCCGGTGCCGTCGAGCGCATGGTGCAGCACGTCATCCAGCACTGCGGCGAAGAGCCCGCCTGCATGATGACCGGGGGGGCCGGCTGGAAAATGGCGCCCAGCATGACACGGCCGTTCGATCTCATCGAAAACCTGATCTTCGAGGGATTGCTGGCCATCGCGGCGGAGCGATTCTCCTAG
- a CDS encoding M48 family metallopeptidase, whose translation MQRLVQLALNFFGGDGGAAPRAVADPAAAGGNGAVLRGPMEFRHPRANRELMLGDVLVAYALQRSRRRTIGFTVGADGLSVRAPAWVSLANVDASVREKSAWILRKLGEARERQRRQADARIAWGDGAVLPYMGEPVAIVLDPAHGFRGQGGALVPGPDGTLALHVGLPRAATPAQVRDAVQAWLMRDARRHFTARLDHFAPLLGVQWRTLRLSSAHTRWGSARADGSIRLNWRLLHYRPAIIDYVVAHELSHLRHMDHSPRFWDTVATVVPDYAALRDRLRDDPAPQWD comes from the coding sequence ATGCAGCGCCTGGTGCAACTGGCACTGAATTTCTTCGGCGGGGACGGTGGTGCCGCGCCCCGGGCCGTGGCCGATCCGGCCGCAGCGGGCGGAAACGGCGCCGTGCTGCGCGGGCCCATGGAGTTCCGCCACCCCCGGGCGAACCGCGAACTGATGTTGGGCGACGTGCTGGTCGCCTACGCGCTGCAGCGGTCCCGTCGGCGCACCATCGGCTTCACCGTGGGCGCGGACGGGCTGTCCGTGCGCGCACCCGCATGGGTCTCGCTCGCCAACGTGGATGCGTCCGTGCGGGAGAAGTCCGCCTGGATCCTGCGCAAGCTCGGCGAGGCCCGGGAGCGCCAGCGGCGCCAGGCCGATGCGCGCATCGCCTGGGGCGACGGAGCCGTGCTGCCCTACATGGGCGAGCCGGTCGCCATCGTGCTGGACCCGGCGCACGGCTTCCGGGGGCAGGGCGGAGCGCTGGTTCCCGGTCCCGACGGGACCCTGGCCCTCCATGTCGGCCTGCCCCGTGCGGCCACGCCGGCGCAGGTGCGCGACGCCGTCCAGGCCTGGCTCATGCGAGACGCGCGCCGCCATTTCACGGCCCGGCTTGACCATTTCGCGCCGCTGCTGGGCGTGCAATGGCGCACGCTGCGGCTGTCGAGTGCCCACACCCGCTGGGGCAGCGCGCGCGCCGACGGTTCCATCCGGCTGAACTGGCGCCTGCTGCACTACCGGCCGGCCATCATCGACTACGTGGTCGCCCACGAACTCTCGCACCTGCGCCACATGGACCATAGTCCCCGCTTCTGGGACACGGTGGCGACCGTGGTACCCGACTACGCCGCGCTGCGCGACCGGCTGCGCGACGATCCCGCGCCGCAGTGGGACTGA
- a CDS encoding c-type cytochrome: MTVNRTGLQALALALAAIPLAAGAFDIAPHHVGDALPTEQARAMLARHAARPPQPWREPDANRLPPGPEGDAVREGIDLLRNTSSRVGRLAPDASKRLSWNSLNCVHCHQAGPSGLPGTKPHALPLVNAVNDYPKFDIKSGKIISLEQRVIGMFGPGSVPVGPNMPELRSIMAYLRWLAQGTVPHSAMERTGLLPMPSVARAADPQRGARLFASLCSACHGADATGQRRPDYARGGGYLFPPIAGTDTYDNAGHMFAVPLLARYIRASMPSGTTYERPRLTPGQALDIAAFLNDDATPRLQNPNRLRLYPDPALRPQGFAIPEHFTGQPQAYRRAKFGPFRDINENY, encoded by the coding sequence ATGACCGTGAATCGCACGGGCCTGCAGGCGCTGGCCCTTGCCCTGGCAGCCATTCCATTGGCCGCCGGCGCCTTCGATATCGCTCCGCACCACGTGGGCGACGCCCTTCCCACCGAACAGGCCCGGGCCATGCTGGCACGCCATGCCGCCCGGCCGCCGCAGCCATGGCGCGAGCCGGACGCCAATCGGCTGCCCCCGGGGCCGGAGGGCGACGCGGTCCGCGAGGGCATCGATCTCCTGCGCAACACGTCCTCCCGCGTCGGCCGGCTGGCGCCGGATGCCTCGAAGCGCCTGTCCTGGAACAGCCTGAACTGCGTGCATTGCCACCAGGCCGGTCCGTCGGGCCTGCCGGGCACCAAGCCCCATGCGCTGCCGCTCGTGAATGCCGTCAACGACTATCCGAAGTTCGACATCAAGTCCGGGAAGATCATCTCGCTGGAGCAGCGCGTCATCGGCATGTTCGGCCCGGGCAGCGTGCCGGTCGGGCCGAACATGCCCGAGCTGCGGTCCATCATGGCCTACCTGCGCTGGCTGGCGCAGGGGACGGTGCCGCATTCCGCCATGGAGCGAACGGGGCTGCTGCCCATGCCGTCCGTCGCGCGGGCGGCCGATCCGCAGCGTGGCGCGCGGCTGTTCGCCTCGCTGTGCAGTGCCTGCCACGGCGCGGACGCCACCGGCCAGCGGCGCCCGGACTACGCCCGGGGCGGCGGCTACCTGTTTCCGCCGATCGCCGGCACGGACACGTACGACAACGCGGGCCACATGTTCGCGGTGCCGCTGCTCGCGCGCTACATCCGCGCGTCGATGCCGTCAGGCACCACGTACGAGCGGCCGCGGCTCACACCCGGGCAGGCGCTCGACATCGCGGCCTTCCTGAACGACGACGCCACGCCCCGCCTGCAGAACCCGAACCGGCTGCGCCTGTATCCGGACCCGGCCCTGCGGCCGCAGGGCTTCGCGATCCCGGAGCACTTCACCGGCCAGCCGCAGGCCTACCGCCGGGCGAAGTTCGGCCCCTTCCGCGACATCAACGAGAACTACTGA
- the fabB gene encoding beta-ketoacyl-ACP synthase I — MSMRKRVVITGAGIVSCIGNDLATVEASLRESRPGIRAMPKFTELGMRSQVAGVPDIDLEARIDRKQLRFMGDAAAYAHIALEDAIAQAGLAPDQVSHPRTGLIMGSGGGSPENQIESADILRSKGIRRVGPYQVTRCMSSTVSACLSTNFGIKGINYSITSACSTSAHCIGAAAQQIAWGMQDVMFAGGGEEVTWGMGLLFDAMGAMSSKYNDTPEKASRAYDANRDGFVLSGGGGAVVLESLEHAQARGATILGEVIGFGATSDGADMVAPSGDGAIACMRQAIEGLDASIDYINTHGTSTPVGDVPELRAIRTVFGDAVPPFSSTKSLTGHSLGATGVQEAIYCLIMLQKGFIAGSANVETPDPAVEGMPLVTTTREAPLRTALSNSFGFGGTNASLVLRRWDGQ, encoded by the coding sequence ATGAGCATGAGAAAGCGTGTCGTCATCACCGGCGCGGGCATCGTTTCCTGCATCGGCAACGACCTCGCCACCGTGGAGGCCTCGCTGCGCGAGAGCCGCCCGGGCATCCGTGCCATGCCGAAGTTCACCGAGCTGGGCATGCGCAGCCAGGTGGCGGGCGTGCCCGACATCGACCTGGAAGCGCGCATCGACCGCAAGCAGCTGCGCTTCATGGGCGATGCCGCGGCCTATGCCCACATCGCCCTGGAGGATGCCATCGCCCAGGCGGGCCTGGCACCGGACCAGGTCTCGCACCCGCGCACCGGCCTCATCATGGGCTCGGGCGGGGGCTCGCCCGAGAACCAGATCGAATCCGCGGACATCCTGCGCTCCAAGGGCATCCGCCGCGTGGGGCCCTACCAGGTCACGCGCTGCATGAGCTCGACCGTCTCGGCCTGCCTTTCGACGAATTTCGGCATCAAGGGCATCAACTATTCGATCACCTCCGCCTGCAGCACGTCCGCGCACTGCATCGGCGCGGCGGCCCAGCAGATCGCCTGGGGCATGCAGGACGTGATGTTCGCCGGCGGCGGCGAAGAGGTCACCTGGGGCATGGGACTGCTGTTCGACGCCATGGGCGCGATGTCCAGCAAATACAACGACACGCCGGAGAAAGCCTCCCGCGCCTACGACGCGAACCGCGACGGTTTCGTGCTGTCGGGCGGCGGCGGCGCCGTGGTGCTCGAAAGCCTGGAGCATGCCCAGGCGCGCGGCGCCACCATCCTCGGGGAGGTGATCGGGTTCGGTGCCACGTCCGACGGAGCCGACATGGTCGCGCCTTCGGGCGACGGTGCCATCGCGTGCATGCGCCAGGCCATCGAGGGCCTGGATGCGTCCATCGACTACATCAATACCCACGGCACCTCCACTCCCGTCGGCGATGTGCCGGAACTGCGTGCCATCCGCACGGTCTTCGGCGACGCGGTGCCGCCGTTCTCCTCCACCAAGTCGCTCACCGGCCACTCGCTGGGCGCCACCGGGGTGCAGGAGGCGATCTACTGCCTGATCATGCTGCAGAAGGGCTTCATCGCCGGCTCCGCCAATGTCGAGACCCCCGACCCCGCCGTGGAAGGCATGCCCCTGGTGACCACCACGCGCGAGGCGCCGCTGCGCACCGCGCTGTCCAACAGCTTCGGCTTCGGCGGCACCAATGCCAGCCTGGTGCTGCGGCGCTGGGATGGTCAGTAG
- a CDS encoding rhodanese-like domain-containing protein, whose protein sequence is MTTSSPSSFSPTAEVLPAEGYAGDVSPQTAWQWVQGGRAVLVDVRTDAERDWVGFVPGAVAIPWKVYPGMALNPAFDEALRAAVPPDGQAVLLCRSGVRSVAAARRAAELGLTAYNILEGFEGDADAEGHRNRTGGWRFRGLPWRQG, encoded by the coding sequence ATGACCACTTCCTCTCCTTCCTCTTTTTCCCCCACCGCCGAGGTCCTTCCAGCCGAGGGCTACGCGGGCGATGTCTCTCCCCAGACCGCATGGCAGTGGGTGCAGGGCGGCCGGGCCGTGCTGGTGGATGTGCGCACCGATGCGGAGCGCGACTGGGTGGGATTCGTGCCGGGGGCCGTGGCCATTCCCTGGAAGGTCTATCCGGGCATGGCGCTCAATCCCGCCTTCGACGAAGCCCTGCGTGCCGCCGTGCCTCCGGACGGGCAGGCCGTGCTGCTGTGCCGCAGCGGAGTGCGTTCCGTGGCGGCGGCCCGCCGCGCGGCCGAACTGGGGCTCACGGCCTACAACATTCTCGAAGGTTTCGAAGGCGATGCGGATGCCGAGGGGCACCGCAATCGCACGGGCGGCTGGCGCTTCCGCGGCCTGCCCTGGCGCCAGGGCTGA
- the fabA gene encoding 3-hydroxyacyl-[acyl-carrier-protein] dehydratase FabA: MAESFSYEQLIASGEGRLFTPDSGRLPLPPMLMFDRITHIDADGGAHGLGRIRAELDVRPDLWFFDCHFQGDPVMPGCLGLDAMWQLIGFYLTWLQLPGRGRALGAGEVKFTGEVGPNVKLVTYEIDIKRVIKRKLVMAIGDARLLADGQEIYVASDLRVGLFKKEDAAAAAPAREEAGA; the protein is encoded by the coding sequence ATGGCTGAATCCTTTTCCTATGAACAACTGATCGCCTCGGGCGAAGGCAGGCTGTTCACCCCTGACAGCGGACGACTCCCGCTGCCGCCCATGCTGATGTTCGACCGCATCACGCACATCGACGCCGACGGCGGCGCGCACGGGCTGGGGAGGATTCGCGCCGAACTGGACGTGCGGCCGGATCTCTGGTTCTTCGACTGCCACTTCCAGGGCGACCCGGTCATGCCGGGCTGCCTGGGCCTGGACGCGATGTGGCAGCTCATCGGTTTCTACCTGACCTGGCTGCAACTGCCGGGCCGGGGGCGCGCACTGGGCGCGGGCGAGGTCAAGTTCACCGGCGAGGTGGGCCCCAACGTCAAGCTCGTCACCTACGAGATCGACATCAAGCGCGTCATCAAGCGCAAGCTGGTCATGGCGATCGGCGATGCGCGCCTCCTGGCCGACGGCCAGGAAATCTACGTGGCCTCCGACCTGCGCGTGGGCCTTTTCAAGAAGGAAGACGCCGCGGCGGCTGCGCCGGCGCGGGAGGAGGCGGGGGCATGA
- a CDS encoding lysophospholipid acyltransferase family protein, giving the protein MAFIRSVLHLLWMALTVVPYTLAILVARLFGAPTRVRYRIARAWLKLSTDAARVIMGIRTRITGMEHLPQDPGQGVVLLVKHQSTYETFLMPAIMPRPLAYVFKKELLQIPFFGWSIGSLDMIHIDRNQRARAFVKVLQQGRALLARGTWVIMFPEGTRTARGEKGDYKSGGTRLAIEAGVPVVPVAVTSAKVWPRKAFVKRPGTVDVSVGRPIPSIGRKPDELMAEVEAWIEGEMRRLDPEAYGASGTDR; this is encoded by the coding sequence ATGGCCTTCATCCGCTCCGTTCTCCATCTGCTCTGGATGGCCCTCACCGTGGTGCCCTACACCCTTGCGATCCTCGTGGCACGGCTGTTCGGCGCGCCCACGCGGGTGCGCTACCGCATCGCGCGTGCCTGGCTCAAGCTCAGCACCGATGCGGCCCGCGTGATCATGGGCATCCGCACCCGCATCACCGGCATGGAACACCTGCCGCAGGATCCGGGGCAGGGCGTGGTGCTGCTGGTCAAGCACCAGTCCACCTACGAAACCTTCCTGATGCCGGCGATCATGCCGCGCCCCCTGGCCTACGTGTTCAAGAAGGAGCTGCTGCAGATCCCGTTCTTCGGCTGGTCCATCGGCAGCCTCGACATGATCCACATCGACCGCAACCAGCGCGCGCGCGCCTTCGTCAAGGTGTTGCAGCAGGGCCGTGCGCTCCTGGCACGAGGCACCTGGGTCATCATGTTCCCGGAGGGCACGCGCACGGCCCGCGGCGAGAAGGGCGACTACAAGAGCGGCGGCACGCGCCTCGCCATCGAGGCCGGCGTGCCCGTGGTGCCGGTGGCCGTGACTTCGGCCAAGGTCTGGCCGCGCAAGGCCTTCGTCAAGCGCCCGGGCACCGTGGATGTTTCCGTCGGCCGTCCCATTCCCTCCATCGGGCGCAAGCCCGACGAACTCATGGCCGAGGTCGAAGCCTGGATCGAAGGCGAGATGCGGCGCCTGGATCCGGAAGCCTACGGAGCCTCCGGCACGGACCGGTGA
- a CDS encoding D-glycero-alpha-D-manno-heptose-1,7-bisphosphate 7-phosphatase, with the protein MKLAILDRDGTLNASGEEFISAPEEWVPMPGVPEAVARLTHAGWRLAVATNQPGLGRGLFDVLALNAIHARMHRVLAAAGGRIEAVFYCPHAPDEGCACRKPAPGLMEQIRERYGVEGSEILVVGNCPEHLWAGAAIGARLHAVGDPPEGSRPWPPGVQRHASLADFADQLLATGERPPPASD; encoded by the coding sequence ATGAAACTTGCCATTCTCGACCGCGACGGCACGCTCAATGCGTCCGGCGAGGAATTCATCTCCGCGCCAGAGGAATGGGTGCCCATGCCGGGCGTGCCCGAGGCCGTGGCGCGGCTCACCCACGCGGGATGGCGCCTGGCCGTGGCCACCAACCAGCCTGGCCTGGGCCGCGGCCTTTTCGACGTGCTGGCGCTCAATGCCATCCATGCGCGCATGCACCGGGTGCTGGCCGCCGCCGGCGGCCGCATCGAGGCGGTGTTCTACTGCCCCCACGCGCCCGACGAGGGATGTGCCTGCCGCAAGCCGGCGCCGGGGCTGATGGAGCAGATCCGCGAGCGATACGGCGTGGAGGGCAGCGAGATCCTCGTGGTGGGCAACTGCCCGGAGCACCTGTGGGCCGGGGCTGCCATCGGCGCACGGCTCCATGCGGTGGGCGATCCGCCCGAAGGCAGCCGCCCGTGGCCGCCCGGCGTGCAACGCCATGCCAGCCTGGCGGATTTCGCGGACCAGCTCCTGGCCACGGGCGAGCGTCCTCCGCCAGCCAGCGACTGA
- a CDS encoding FMN-binding negative transcriptional regulator has protein sequence MYLPAAFAEPRTSEQHRLIESHPLGVLVTQGAQGLDANHLPFLLDAGKGPLGTLAGHVARANPVWTEMADGNEVLVVFRGAEGYISPQWYPGKAEHHRHVPTWNYEAVHVHGRMTVRDDGAFVRGVVARLTRRHEAAMERPWKMGDAPADYLDAMVQQIVGIEIAITRMEGKRKLSQNRDDRDFAGAVRSLRERGQEALADAMQAASPARGPL, from the coding sequence ATGTACCTGCCCGCCGCCTTCGCCGAACCCCGGACATCCGAACAGCACCGCCTCATCGAAAGCCATCCGCTGGGGGTGCTGGTCACCCAGGGGGCGCAGGGACTGGATGCCAACCATCTCCCGTTCCTGCTGGATGCCGGCAAAGGGCCGCTCGGCACGCTGGCGGGCCACGTGGCCCGCGCCAATCCGGTATGGACGGAGATGGCGGACGGGAACGAGGTGCTGGTGGTGTTCCGCGGTGCCGAGGGGTACATCTCGCCGCAGTGGTATCCCGGCAAGGCCGAGCACCACCGGCACGTGCCCACGTGGAACTACGAAGCCGTCCATGTACATGGCCGCATGACCGTGCGCGACGACGGCGCATTCGTGCGCGGGGTGGTCGCCCGGCTCACGCGCAGGCATGAAGCCGCCATGGAACGGCCCTGGAAAATGGGTGATGCGCCCGCGGACTACCTGGATGCGATGGTGCAGCAGATCGTAGGCATCGAGATCGCCATCACCCGGATGGAAGGCAAGCGCAAGCTCAGCCAGAACCGTGACGACCGCGACTTTGCCGGTGCGGTGCGGTCGCTGCGCGAACGCGGGCAGGAGGCGCTGGCGGATGCCATGCAGGCGGCATCGCCTGCGCGCGGTCCGCTCTGA
- the glyS gene encoding glycine--tRNA ligase subunit beta — protein sequence MTHPNLLVELFVEELPPKALQKLGDAFAGVLLAQLQAQGLASAASRVTAYASPRRLAAHITEVAPQAADKAVSQKLMPVTVGLDASGNATPALLKKLAALGADASAVPGLRRAPDGKAEALFLDSTVRGATLSEGLQKALQESVAKLPIPKVMRYQLSSGCEQPGWTSVSFVRPAHGLLALHGTEVLLSVSVLGLTAGNATHGHRFEAAVDPVVIRSADTYAQQLVEEGAVIAAFADRRAEIARQLQAAAERVGGGVRPIEDDALLDEVTALVERPNVLVCEFEKQFLDVPQECLILTMKANQKYFPLLDAEGRLTHRFLVVSNIRPDDASAVVGGNERVVRPRLADAKFFFDQDRKKTLESRVASLAKVVYHNQLGTQGERVERVRAIARAIAQQIGDVELARQADQAAQLAKADLVTDMVGEFPELQGTMGRYYAQADGLPAEVADAIEDHYKPRFAGDTLPRGDVGVVVALADKLETLVGMFGIGNLPTGDRDPFALRRHALGVIRMLVEKELPLDLETLLHSALPAFGDKIQDPTAPLADFIYDRLAGSLREQGYSAQEVDAVLALRPQRLALVGKQLAAVRAFAALPEAPALAAANKRVTNILKKAGDVDAHVNPDLLREQAEKDLYAALQRFVPEADALFAAGDYTGSLQTLAVLRAPVDAFFDDVMVNAEELDLRLNRQGLLQSLHVAMNRVADLSRLAVA from the coding sequence ATGACCCATCCGAATCTTCTCGTTGAACTGTTCGTCGAAGAGCTGCCCCCGAAGGCCCTGCAGAAGCTCGGCGACGCCTTCGCCGGCGTGCTGCTCGCGCAACTGCAGGCCCAGGGCCTCGCCTCCGCCGCATCGCGCGTGACGGCCTATGCCTCGCCCCGGCGCCTGGCCGCCCACATCACCGAAGTCGCACCCCAGGCGGCCGACAAGGCCGTCTCGCAGAAGCTCATGCCCGTCACGGTGGGCCTGGATGCCTCCGGCAATGCCACGCCTGCGCTGCTCAAGAAGCTCGCCGCCCTGGGCGCCGACGCTTCCGCCGTGCCCGGCCTGCGCCGCGCGCCCGACGGCAAGGCCGAGGCCCTGTTCCTGGACAGCACCGTGCGCGGCGCGACCCTGTCCGAAGGGCTGCAGAAGGCCCTGCAGGAATCCGTCGCGAAGCTGCCCATCCCCAAGGTGATGCGCTACCAGCTTTCCTCGGGCTGCGAGCAGCCGGGCTGGACCAGCGTGAGTTTCGTGCGCCCCGCGCACGGCCTCCTGGCGCTGCATGGCACCGAGGTGCTGCTGTCCGTCTCGGTGCTGGGCCTCACGGCCGGCAACGCCACCCACGGCCACCGCTTCGAGGCGGCCGTGGACCCGGTGGTCATCCGCAGCGCCGACACCTACGCGCAGCAACTGGTCGAGGAGGGCGCCGTCATCGCCGCCTTCGCCGATCGCCGTGCCGAGATCGCGCGCCAGCTGCAGGCTGCCGCCGAGCGCGTGGGCGGCGGCGTGCGGCCCATCGAGGACGACGCGCTGCTCGACGAAGTCACGGCGCTGGTCGAACGGCCCAACGTGCTGGTGTGCGAATTCGAGAAGCAGTTCCTCGACGTGCCGCAGGAATGCCTGATCCTCACGATGAAGGCCAACCAGAAGTACTTCCCGCTGCTCGATGCCGAAGGCCGCCTCACGCACCGCTTCCTGGTGGTGAGCAACATCCGCCCCGACGACGCGAGCGCCGTGGTCGGCGGCAACGAGCGCGTGGTGCGCCCACGCCTGGCCGATGCCAAGTTCTTCTTCGACCAGGACCGCAAGAAGACGCTCGAATCCCGCGTGGCCTCGCTGGCCAAGGTGGTCTATCACAACCAATTGGGCACCCAGGGCGAGCGCGTGGAGCGCGTGCGCGCCATCGCCCGGGCCATCGCCCAGCAGATCGGCGACGTGGAACTGGCCCGCCAGGCCGACCAGGCCGCGCAGCTGGCCAAGGCCGACCTCGTGACCGACATGGTGGGCGAATTCCCGGAACTGCAGGGCACCATGGGCCGCTACTACGCCCAGGCCGACGGCCTGCCCGCCGAAGTGGCCGATGCCATCGAAGACCACTACAAGCCCCGTTTCGCGGGCGACACGCTGCCGCGCGGCGACGTGGGCGTGGTGGTGGCGCTGGCCGACAAGCTCGAAACCCTGGTCGGCATGTTCGGCATCGGCAACCTGCCCACGGGCGACCGCGACCCGTTCGCGCTGCGCCGCCACGCACTGGGCGTGATCCGCATGTTGGTCGAGAAGGAACTCCCGCTCGACCTGGAAACCCTGCTGCACAGCGCGCTGCCGGCCTTCGGCGACAAGATCCAGGACCCCACCGCGCCGCTGGCCGACTTCATCTACGACCGGCTCGCCGGCAGCCTGCGCGAGCAGGGCTACAGCGCCCAGGAAGTCGATGCCGTGCTGGCCCTGCGCCCCCAGCGCCTGGCCCTCGTCGGCAAGCAGCTGGCTGCCGTGCGCGCCTTTGCCGCGCTGCCCGAGGCCCCGGCGCTCGCCGCGGCCAACAAGCGCGTCACCAACATCCTCAAGAAGGCCGGCGACGTGGACGCGCACGTCAACCCCGACCTGCTGCGCGAACAGGCCGAGAAGGACCTGTATGCGGCCCTGCAGCGTTTCGTGCCCGAGGCCGATGCGCTCTTCGCCGCGGGCGACTACACGGGCAGCCTGCAGACCCTGGCCGTGCTGCGCGCGCCCGTGGACGCGTTCTTCGACGACGTGATGGTCAACGCCGAGGAACTGGACCTGCGCCTGAACCGCCAGGGCCTGCTGCAGAGCCTGCACGTGGCGATGAACCGCGTGGCCGATCTCTCCCGCCTGGCCGTGGCCTGA